From Streptomyces sp. CMB-StM0423, a single genomic window includes:
- a CDS encoding GlxA family transcriptional regulator yields the protein MADTQRPAAVQEAVSVTVFRHPERHPVAVFVRHGMLPIELGIVHRLFGRARNAAGNPLYEVVTCTVTPGEVRTDADVTINVRYGPEALAQARTVVVPASHEADEAYTRGRLPAELAGALAYVRPETRLASICTGAFVLASAGLLDGRPATTHWASGDRFRALFPKVRFDPDVLYVDDGDLLTSAGVASGVDLCLHMIRHDHGSAVANDVARRTVVPPHRDGGQAQFVRRPVPEPAVSTTAKARAWALARLHEPLALRDLAACESMSVRTFTRRFRDEVGMSPGQWLTVQRMERARQLLEDTDLPVDRIATDAGFGTAASLRQHMQTALGVSPSAYRRTFRAESDGAVA from the coding sequence ATGGCTGATACGCAGCGCCCCGCCGCCGTGCAGGAGGCGGTCTCGGTGACCGTGTTCCGGCATCCGGAGCGGCATCCCGTCGCGGTCTTCGTACGGCACGGGATGCTGCCGATCGAGCTGGGGATCGTGCACCGGCTCTTCGGGCGGGCCAGGAATGCCGCGGGGAATCCGCTGTACGAGGTCGTGACCTGCACGGTCACGCCGGGTGAGGTCCGTACGGACGCGGACGTGACGATCAACGTGCGGTACGGGCCGGAGGCGCTGGCCCAGGCCCGTACCGTGGTCGTGCCCGCGTCGCACGAGGCGGACGAGGCGTACACGCGCGGGCGGCTGCCGGCGGAGCTGGCGGGCGCGCTGGCGTACGTGCGGCCGGAGACGCGGCTGGCGTCGATCTGCACCGGGGCGTTCGTGCTCGCCTCCGCCGGGCTGCTCGACGGGCGGCCGGCGACGACGCACTGGGCGTCGGGGGACCGGTTCCGGGCGCTGTTCCCGAAGGTGCGGTTCGATCCCGACGTGCTGTACGTGGACGACGGCGACCTGCTGACGTCCGCGGGGGTGGCCTCCGGGGTCGACCTGTGCCTGCACATGATCCGGCACGACCACGGCTCCGCCGTGGCCAACGACGTGGCGCGGCGCACGGTCGTACCGCCGCACCGGGACGGCGGGCAGGCGCAGTTCGTGCGGCGGCCGGTGCCGGAGCCGGCGGTGTCGACGACGGCGAAGGCGCGGGCGTGGGCGCTGGCACGGCTGCACGAGCCGCTGGCGCTGCGGGACTTGGCGGCGTGCGAGTCGATGTCGGTGCGGACGTTCACGCGGCGGTTCCGGGACGAGGTGGGGATGAGCCCGGGGCAGTGGCTGACGGTGCAGCGGATGGAGCGGGCACGGCAGTTGCTGGAGGACACGGACCTGCCGGTGGACCGGATCGCGACGGACGCGGGCTTCGGCACGGCGGCGTCGCTGCGGCAGCACATGCAGACGGCGCTGGGCGTCTCACCGAGCGCGTACCGCCGCACCTTCCGCGCGGAGTCGGACGGCGCGGTCGCCTGA
- a CDS encoding glycosyltransferase family 4 protein, with amino-acid sequence MRISFLLHNTYGIGGTIRTTFNLAQALAERHDVELVSVFRHRDEPMMEAPRGIPIRTLVDLRRTSPDYAGDLPDHRKPARVFPRGDGRHQQYSKLTDDRIGAYLRSVDADVVVGTRPGLNVHIARQTRRGPVRVAQEHLTLDGHGGRLRRELGIRYGLLDAVTTVTEADAHAYRTRLHLPGVRIEAVPNSVPTPAVAPSDGTAKVVVAAGRLTRVKRYDLLIDAFAKVVTARPDWTLRIYGSGDRTGNERDALRAQIADLRLTEHVFLMGNAKSLEREWVKSSIAVVTSSKESFGMTIVEAMRCALPVVSTDCPHGPGEIIEDGVDGRLVPVGDANAVADALLELIQDDDLRRRMGAAALIASERFAPSRIAARHEAIFTELTERTHPRGMLRDLGLRSRATAYGSAYTARHLAATALRRARGRSR; translated from the coding sequence ATGCGCATTTCGTTCCTGCTGCACAATACGTACGGAATCGGGGGAACCATCCGTACGACCTTCAACCTCGCCCAGGCCCTCGCGGAGCGCCACGACGTAGAACTCGTCTCCGTCTTCCGGCACCGCGACGAGCCGATGATGGAAGCCCCGCGGGGCATCCCCATCCGCACGCTCGTCGACCTGCGTCGAACGAGCCCGGACTACGCGGGCGACCTGCCGGACCACCGAAAACCCGCCCGCGTCTTCCCGCGCGGGGACGGCAGACACCAGCAGTACAGCAAGCTCACAGACGACCGCATCGGCGCCTACCTGCGCTCCGTGGACGCCGACGTCGTCGTCGGCACCCGCCCCGGGCTCAACGTCCACATCGCCCGCCAGACCCGCCGCGGCCCCGTCCGCGTCGCCCAGGAACACCTCACGCTCGACGGCCACGGCGGGCGCCTGCGTCGCGAACTCGGCATCCGCTACGGCCTCCTCGACGCGGTCACCACCGTCACCGAAGCCGACGCCCACGCCTACCGCACCCGCCTGCACCTCCCCGGCGTCCGCATCGAGGCCGTCCCCAACAGCGTGCCGACACCGGCCGTCGCCCCCTCCGACGGCACCGCGAAAGTCGTCGTCGCCGCCGGCCGACTGACCCGGGTGAAGCGCTACGACCTCCTGATCGACGCGTTCGCCAAGGTCGTCACCGCACGCCCCGACTGGACGTTACGGATCTACGGCAGCGGCGACCGAACGGGCAACGAGCGCGACGCCCTGCGGGCGCAGATCGCGGATCTCCGGCTCACGGAGCACGTCTTCCTGATGGGCAACGCGAAGTCCCTGGAGAGGGAGTGGGTCAAAAGCTCCATCGCGGTGGTGACATCGAGCAAGGAGTCGTTCGGCATGACGATCGTGGAAGCGATGCGCTGCGCGCTGCCGGTCGTCTCCACGGACTGCCCGCACGGGCCGGGCGAGATCATCGAGGACGGCGTGGACGGCCGCCTGGTACCGGTCGGCGACGCGAACGCCGTGGCGGACGCGCTCCTTGAGCTGATCCAGGACGACGACCTGCGCCGCCGCATGGGAGCCGCGGCCCTCATCGCCTCCGAACGCTTCGCCCCGTCCCGGATCGCCGCCCGCCACGAGGCGATCTTCACGGAGTTGACGGAACGGACCCACCCGCGCGGGATGCTCCGCGACCTGGGCCTACGCTCCCGCGCGACGGCCTACGGCAGCGCCTATACGGCACGGCACCTGGCCGCTACCGCCCTGCGCCGAGCCCGCGGGCGAAGTCGGTGA
- a CDS encoding helix-turn-helix domain-containing protein, with protein MAESQRPSRPVRAEGTGILKTFGRQQKILRERLGLTQRQLAERIGYGFDLVAAVEQGRRIPRPEYIDQVDVALEAGGLLKVMKEEVARAKYPAFFEDFAALEKEAVELQAYDSQVINGLLQTEEYARAVLAARRPPVHEDTIQQRVAARLDRQAIFDRQPPPMLSFVLEETVLRRPVGGRDVLRAQLEHLLEIGRRPNVEIQVMPTDRDEHAGLAGPLHLIETEDQRRIAYVEVQGTSQLIMDRKTVREIEVRYGIIRAQALTPRESLDFIEKVLGEL; from the coding sequence ATGGCGGAATCTCAGCGTCCGAGTCGACCGGTAAGGGCCGAGGGGACGGGGATCCTCAAGACCTTCGGCAGGCAGCAGAAGATCCTGCGGGAGCGACTCGGTCTCACACAGCGGCAACTCGCCGAGCGGATCGGCTACGGCTTCGACCTGGTGGCAGCGGTGGAGCAGGGCAGGCGGATCCCGCGGCCTGAGTACATCGACCAGGTGGATGTGGCGCTGGAGGCGGGCGGGTTACTGAAGGTGATGAAGGAGGAGGTGGCGCGGGCGAAGTATCCCGCGTTCTTCGAGGACTTCGCGGCCCTGGAGAAGGAGGCTGTGGAACTGCAGGCGTACGACTCGCAAGTGATCAACGGTCTGCTTCAAACGGAGGAGTACGCGCGAGCAGTCTTGGCCGCCCGCCGTCCACCCGTACATGAGGACACCATCCAGCAGCGAGTGGCCGCCCGACTGGACCGGCAGGCGATCTTCGACCGCCAGCCTCCGCCGATGCTGAGCTTCGTGCTGGAAGAGACCGTGCTGCGACGACCGGTCGGCGGAAGGGACGTGCTTCGCGCCCAGTTGGAACACCTACTTGAGATCGGGCGACGGCCGAACGTCGAGATCCAGGTGATGCCGACGGACCGTGACGAGCACGCGGGTCTGGCGGGCCCGCTGCACTTGATTGAGACGGAGGACCAGCGCAGGATTGCCTACGTGGAGGTGCAGGGCACCAGCCAACTGATCATGGACCGGAAAACGGTCCGTGAGATCGAAGTTCGGTATGGCATCATCCGGGCGCAGGCGCTGACGCCTCGCGAATCACTCGACTTCATCGAGAAGGTCCTGGGAGAGCTATGA
- a CDS encoding ATP-binding protein, with protein MQFTSSRRGARLARLLAVQRLETWGFPRNGEVSLRLETVVAELCANAVLHGRVPGRDFHVAMRLRVDGVIRIEVADARRERVPVRERQYGVEDERGRGLLLVESMADRWGVAERKAVGKIVWCELDT; from the coding sequence ATGCAGTTCACGTCCAGCCGCCGTGGCGCCCGCCTCGCCCGTCTGCTTGCCGTTCAGCGGCTGGAGACGTGGGGCTTTCCCCGCAACGGGGAGGTGTCGCTGAGGCTAGAGACAGTGGTCGCGGAGTTGTGTGCGAACGCCGTGCTGCACGGGCGGGTGCCCGGGCGGGACTTCCACGTGGCGATGCGGCTCCGCGTCGACGGCGTGATCCGTATCGAGGTGGCCGACGCGCGGCGCGAGCGGGTGCCGGTGCGGGAGCGGCAGTACGGCGTGGAGGACGAACGCGGGCGGGGGTTGCTGCTCGTGGAGTCGATGGCGGACCGGTGGGGGGTGGCGGAGCGCAAGGCCGTAGGGAAGATCGTGTGGTGCGAGCTTGATACCTGA
- a CDS encoding MFS transporter: MSHHQHLPAAAPLNGANPPDARQLRTILVAVSLALMAVIASVSGLNVAQTHMAVEFGASQPTILWIINVYTLVLAALLLPLGALGDRLGRKPMLITGLVVFGAAGVLAGLAPSAGIMIAARVAAGVSAAMIMPITLAVLTSTFPEEQRGKAIGVWTGIAGGGGILGMFLSALLVDVADWRWLFALPVVLAAVALAMTAKSVPNSREHSAHSFDALGALLSAVAVAGLIFVLQEGPERGWTAPVTVGSLAVGVLAAAGFVAWELRRRDASLLDVRLFRERGLAGGSLTLLVVFGVQAGIAVVLFPFFQAVLGWSGLLSTVAMMPMAVTMMTASGLAPRMAARAGARLTMTLGVALGALGLALMALFVSVEGGYPSILAGMLAMGIGMGLSMTPSTEAITGSLPRAEQGVASALNDVTREFGTALGVAMLGALLSAGYRGAIDDKLDGIPRGAAGTAREGIANAVEAAPGTGTHSQDLIHAAQQSFVAGWQQAMWAGVAVMGVLCAFLALRGPKDGHGGASRPGPGTRRTDEREVPPQVRPTR, translated from the coding sequence ATGAGCCACCACCAGCACCTCCCAGCGGCGGCACCGCTGAACGGCGCGAATCCTCCGGACGCCCGTCAGCTACGCACGATCCTGGTCGCCGTCTCCCTCGCGCTGATGGCCGTCATCGCCTCGGTGTCCGGGCTGAACGTCGCCCAGACCCACATGGCCGTCGAGTTCGGCGCCTCACAGCCCACCATTCTGTGGATCATCAACGTCTACACCCTCGTCCTCGCCGCGCTGCTGCTGCCGCTCGGTGCCCTCGGTGACCGGCTGGGCCGTAAGCCCATGCTGATCACCGGACTGGTCGTCTTCGGCGCCGCCGGCGTCCTCGCGGGGCTGGCTCCGTCCGCCGGGATCATGATCGCCGCGCGGGTCGCCGCCGGTGTGAGCGCCGCGATGATCATGCCGATCACGCTTGCCGTCCTTACGAGTACGTTCCCCGAGGAGCAGCGGGGCAAGGCGATCGGGGTGTGGACCGGCATCGCCGGGGGCGGCGGCATCCTGGGCATGTTCCTGTCCGCGCTGCTGGTCGATGTCGCCGACTGGCGCTGGCTGTTCGCCCTGCCCGTGGTCCTGGCCGCCGTAGCGCTGGCGATGACCGCGAAGTCGGTGCCCAACTCCCGTGAGCACTCGGCTCATTCCTTCGACGCCTTGGGAGCATTGCTGTCCGCCGTCGCGGTGGCCGGTCTGATCTTCGTGCTTCAGGAAGGCCCCGAGCGCGGCTGGACCGCCCCGGTGACCGTGGGCAGCCTGGCCGTCGGTGTTCTCGCCGCCGCCGGATTCGTGGCCTGGGAGCTGCGCCGCCGCGACGCCTCGCTGCTGGATGTGCGCCTGTTCCGTGAGCGCGGCCTGGCCGGCGGCTCCCTCACGCTGCTCGTCGTCTTCGGGGTCCAGGCGGGGATCGCCGTGGTCCTCTTCCCGTTCTTCCAGGCCGTCCTCGGCTGGTCCGGGCTGCTGTCCACGGTGGCGATGATGCCGATGGCCGTCACGATGATGACGGCGTCCGGCCTGGCCCCCCGGATGGCCGCACGCGCCGGCGCCCGCCTCACCATGACCCTGGGCGTCGCCCTGGGCGCCCTCGGCCTGGCCCTGATGGCGCTCTTCGTCTCCGTCGAGGGCGGCTACCCGTCCATCCTGGCCGGCATGCTGGCCATGGGCATCGGCATGGGTCTGTCGATGACGCCCTCCACCGAGGCCATCACCGGCTCGCTGCCGCGCGCCGAGCAGGGAGTCGCCTCGGCACTCAACGACGTCACCCGTGAGTTCGGCACCGCCCTCGGCGTGGCCATGCTCGGCGCCCTGCTGTCGGCCGGCTACCGCGGCGCCATCGACGACAAGCTCGACGGCATCCCCCGGGGTGCAGCGGGAACCGCACGCGAAGGCATCGCCAACGCCGTCGAGGCAGCACCCGGCACCGGCACGCACTCCCAGGACCTGATCCACGCCGCGCAGCAGTCCTTCGTGGCGGGCTGGCAGCAGGCCATGTGGGCAGGCGTCGCCGTCATGGGCGTGCTGTGCGCCTTCCTCGCTCTTCGCGGCCCGAAGGACGGACACGGAGGTGCCTCACGCCCCGGCCCGGGAACCCGGAGGACCGACGAGCGGGAGGTGCCGCCCCAGGTCCGGCCGACCCGCTGA
- a CDS encoding MFS transporter: protein MKRPAKWRVHRAWFVAAVTFVTVVAAAAFVALPGLLIGPLHDEFGWSRGTIGLAASVNLTLYGVTAPFAAALMDRFGIRRVVAVALLMIATGALLSHWMTASWQLILYWGLLIGLGTGSMALAFSATVTNRWFVKHKGLVTGLLTAATASGQLVFLPLLSWVVETHGWRPATVTVALVSAAAIPFVWLLLRDHPADVGLAPYGSDEFVPKPPPQRGAAGRALRVLRDASRSGTFWLLCGAFAICGASTNGIIRTHFVPSAHDHGMAMTAAASLLALVGIFDIIGTIASGWLTDRYDARRLLAVYYGLRGLSLMFLPLLLGPSIHPPMIFFIVFYGLDWVATVPPTLALCREHFDDDSAIVFGWVLASHQIGAALVAWLGGVARDVTGSYDMVWMASGGLCALAAMMSLVVRRGREDAPVRAAA, encoded by the coding sequence GTGAAGCGCCCTGCCAAGTGGCGCGTGCACCGCGCCTGGTTCGTGGCCGCGGTGACCTTCGTGACCGTCGTCGCAGCAGCCGCCTTCGTCGCCCTCCCCGGGCTGCTCATCGGCCCCCTGCACGACGAGTTCGGCTGGTCCCGCGGCACCATCGGCCTCGCGGCCTCCGTCAACCTGACGTTGTACGGCGTCACCGCCCCCTTCGCCGCCGCCCTCATGGACCGCTTCGGCATACGCCGCGTGGTGGCGGTCGCCCTCTTGATGATCGCGACGGGCGCCCTGCTCAGCCACTGGATGACCGCGAGCTGGCAACTGATCCTCTACTGGGGCCTCCTCATCGGCCTCGGCACCGGCTCCATGGCCCTCGCCTTCTCCGCCACCGTCACCAACCGCTGGTTCGTCAAGCACAAGGGCCTCGTCACCGGCCTTCTCACTGCCGCCACCGCCTCCGGCCAGCTCGTCTTCCTCCCTCTGCTGTCCTGGGTCGTGGAAACCCACGGCTGGCGGCCGGCCACCGTCACCGTCGCCCTCGTCTCCGCCGCCGCCATCCCCTTCGTCTGGCTCCTCCTCCGCGACCACCCCGCCGACGTCGGTCTCGCCCCCTACGGCTCCGACGAGTTCGTCCCCAAGCCCCCGCCCCAGCGCGGCGCGGCGGGCCGAGCACTGCGCGTCCTGCGCGACGCCTCCCGCAGCGGTACGTTCTGGCTCCTCTGCGGCGCGTTCGCCATCTGCGGCGCGTCCACCAACGGCATCATCCGCACCCACTTCGTGCCCTCCGCCCACGACCACGGCATGGCCATGACCGCCGCCGCCTCGCTCCTCGCGCTCGTCGGCATCTTCGACATCATCGGCACCATCGCCAGCGGCTGGCTCACCGACCGCTACGACGCCCGCCGCCTGCTCGCCGTCTACTACGGCCTCCGCGGCCTCAGCCTCATGTTCCTGCCGCTGCTCCTCGGCCCCTCGATCCACCCGCCGATGATCTTCTTCATCGTCTTCTACGGCCTCGACTGGGTAGCCACCGTCCCGCCCACCCTCGCGCTCTGCCGCGAGCACTTCGACGACGACAGCGCCATCGTCTTCGGCTGGGTCCTCGCCTCCCACCAGATCGGCGCCGCCCTCGTCGCCTGGCTCGGCGGCGTGGCACGCGACGTCACGGGCTCGTACGACATGGTGTGGATGGCGTCGGGCGGGCTGTGCGCGCTGGCGGCGATGATGTCGCTGGTGGTGAGGCGAGGACGCGAGGACGCGCCGGTACGGGCGGCGGCGTAG
- a CDS encoding DUF397 domain-containing protein gives MSMLAWFKSSYSDGEGGACVEVALDWRKSSYSDSEGGACVEVAATPAAVHVRDSKDPDGPVLTFSADAWQAFTDFARGLGAGR, from the coding sequence ATGAGCATGCTGGCTTGGTTCAAGAGCAGCTACAGCGACGGGGAGGGCGGTGCCTGCGTCGAGGTCGCCCTCGACTGGCGCAAGTCGTCCTACAGCGACAGCGAGGGCGGTGCCTGCGTCGAGGTGGCCGCCACCCCCGCCGCCGTTCACGTCCGTGACTCCAAGGACCCCGACGGCCCCGTGCTCACCTTCTCCGCCGACGCCTGGCAGGCGTTCACCGACTTCGCCCGCGGGCTCGGCGCAGGGCGGTAG